One Trichomycterus rosablanca isolate fTriRos1 chromosome 10, fTriRos1.hap1, whole genome shotgun sequence DNA window includes the following coding sequences:
- the pts gene encoding 6-pyruvoyl tetrahydrobiopterin synthase gives MEERGKFGTGGAERICYISRVQSFSACHRLHSKSLSDEENRRVFGKCNNPNGHGHNYKVEVTVRGKIDPTTGMVMNLTDLKQCIEEGIMKPLDHKNLDLDVPYFANTVSTTENLAVYIWDNMNKLLPPNTLYEIKVHETDKNVVVYRGE, from the exons ATGGAGGAAAGAGGGAAGtttggtactggaggagccgaGCGGATCTGTTATATTAGCAGAGTTCAGAGTTTCAGCGCCTGTCATCGCCTACACAG caAATCCCTAAGTGATGAAGAGAATAGGAGAGTTTTTGGAAAATGCAACAATCCCAATGGTCATGGGCACAACTACAAAG TTGAAGTGACAGTAAGAGGAAAG atagacCCAACCACAGGAATGGTGATGAATCTTACAGATCTTAAACAGTGCATAGAG GAAGGCATCATGAAACCACTAGACCACAAGAACCTTGACCTGGATGTGCCATACTTTGCTAATACTGTCAG CACCACCGAGAACCTGGCCGTGTACATCTGGGATAACATGAACAAGCTTCTCCCACCCAACACGCTCTACGAGATCAAGGTGCACGAGACGGACAAGAACGTGGTCGTGTATCGAGGGGAGTAG
- the LOC134321582 gene encoding glucagon-like peptide 2 receptor → MAIWISPWPVKRLAGVGGVQLLAVLLLVPNLRVTGSLLEDLIVKRAEYRENCSRSLAATLHTVTGIYCNGTVDVFACWPHSSPGKVSVPCPSYLPWIKEGFSGSVYKICTVNGTWKILENSSTVWQDQSECKDSNFFKNEENELFRQAILRVVSIVGYSLSLSSLSLAVLIMGLLRKLHCTRNYIHMNLFVSFMLRAMAVITKEILLHIMYSNLPKNESGWNGYLDSTRAWICKASKVSMQYFVGCNYFWLLVEAIFLHTLLFTAVLTKRRLLKRYMLVGWGTPFLFVIPWMVLKILYENKGCWVITNRWIWWIIRAPITLSVLVIFCIFLRIIKLLLSKLKADQVKFTDYRYSLARATMVLIPLLGIHEIVFTVFIDETIEGSHRYVRNFIHLTLSSFQGFLVAVLYCFANGEVRAELKNRWQVFLFTNHLDDHKCFACMHPKYLWKKSQKGPGHPSNHSDSYEDRSHVPTQTQITQVTIQSGVEVSSGQCSGIEFCTRKSLSSSDGDMTLGETMEEILEESGF, encoded by the exons ATGGCCATATGGATCTCTCCTTGGCCAGTGAAGAGGCTGGCGGGCGTAGGTGGCGTCCAACTTCTCGCCGTTCTTTTGCTGGTTCCCAACCTGCGG GTCACTGGCTCTTTGCTTGAGGATTTGATAGTTAAACGTGCTGAATATCGGGAAAACTGTAGCAGAAGCCTGGCAGCTACCCTACATACTGTAACTG GAATTTACTGCAATGGAACAGTTGATGTTTTTGCCTGTTGGCCACATTCATCTCCTGGGAAAGTATCAGTCCCCTGTCCTTCATATTTACCCTGGATTAAAGAAG GTTTCTCTGGGAGTGTCTATAAGATCTGCACAGTGAACGGAACCTGGAAAATATTGGAGAACTCCAGCACCGTCTGGCAGGATCAGTCAGAATGTAAAGACTCCAACTTTTTCAAAAACGAG GAAAATGAGTTATTCCGACAGGCGATACTAAGGGTCGTCTCCATCGTTGGCTACTCGTTGTCCTTGTCATCCCTCTCCTTAGCTGTGCTTATTATGGGCCTACTGAG GAAGCTTCACTGTACAAGGAACTACATCCACATGAACCTCTTTGTGTCATTCATGCTGAGAGCAATGGCGGTCATTACTAAAGAAATCCTGTTACACATCATGTACTCCAACCTGCCCAAGAATGAATCAGGATGGAACGGATATCTGGATTCAACg AGAGCTTGGATCTGCAAAGCCTCCAAGGTGTCCATGCAGTATTTTGTGGGCTGTAATTACTTCTGGCTTCTGGTGGAGGCCATTTTCCTCCACACTCTGCTCTTCACCGCCGTGCTGACCAAGAGGCGGCTGCTAAAGAGATACATGCTGGTAGGATGGG GAACTCCATTTTTGTTTGTAATACCTTGGATGGTGCTTAAAATCCTGTATGAAAATAAGGG CTGCTGGGTCATAACTAACAGATGGATCTGGTGGATCATTAGAGCTCCGATCACACTGTCAGTCCTT GTGATTTTCTGTATATTTCTCAGGATCATAAAACTCTTACTCTCAAAGTTAAAAGCTGATCAGGTGAAATTTACCGACTACAGATACAG TTTAGCAAGAGCAACAATGGTACTGATTCCGCTTCTTGGAATCCATGAAATAGTTTTCACAGTATTTATAGATGAAACGATCGAGGGGAGTCACCGCTATGTACGAAATTTCATCCATCTAACCCTGAGCTCCTTTCAG gGTTTTCTGGTTGCTGTTTTGTACTGTTTCGCCAATGGGGAG GTCCGAGCTGAGCTGAAAAACAGGTGGCAGGTCTTTCTCTTCACCAACCACCTGGACGACCACAAATGCTTCGCCTGCATGCACCCCAAATATCTATGGAAGAAGTCTCAAAAAGGACCAGGACACCCGTCGAATCACAGCGACTCTTACGAGGACAGAAGCCACGTCCCCACGCAGACTCAAATCACTCAAGTGACCATCCAGTCGGGGGTAGAGGTGTCCAGCGGGCAGTGCTCAGGGATCGAGTTCTGTACCAGAAAGAGTCTGTCCAGCAGCGATGGGGACATGACTCTCGGAGAGACCATGGAGGAGATTCTGGAGGAAAGTGGGTTTTAA